CCGACCCGTTGCCCGACGACTGGCGCGCGCAGGTCGAGCAGCTGCTCGGCGAGCTCTCGACGGCCTGGCAGGACGCCGGGGCGTGGGAGGGCATGACGAAGGCCGGCGGCGTGGACCTGCCCGGCGAGATCGGCGGACTCGTCGCCCTCGACGAGGTGCTGCTGCACGGCTGGGACATCGCCGTGGCGACTGGCCAGTCCTACGAACCTTCGGACAGCGAGTGCGAGGCGGTGCTCCCGATCGTAACGCCGGAGGACGCCGACGGAGCCGGTCGTGACGGTTTGTTCGGCCGCGTGGTCGACGTACCGGATGACGCGCCGGCGTTCGACCGGGTGCTAGGCCTCGCCGGCCGCGACCCGGGCTGGACTCCTTGAATCACGGCCCCTGAGTCGGTGACTCTCATGGTGCCCGACCCCCGCCGTACTCTCGAAAGCCTCCGCTCGGAGGCGCTGCAACGACTGGCGACCCTGACGGAGCAGTACGACGAGGTCGTGGCGTCCTCACGCGACACCAACGCCGATGACGAGCACGACCCCGAGGGCGCGACGATCGCCTTCGAGAGGTCGCAGGTGGGCGCGCTGGCTCGACAGGCAGGTGAACGAGTGGCCGAGATCGACGCCGCCTTGGCACGCGTCGTCGACGGCAGCTACGGGATCTGCGAGGTCTGCGGGCTCCCGATCGAGCCGGAGCGCCTCGAAGCGCGGCCGACGGCGCGCACACACGTGGCGCACGCACCGGCTTGACCAGCTGCAAGAACACGAGAGCCGCTCCGACCGGAGTCGGAACGGCTCTCGTTCAAAAGGGCTGGATCTCGGTGGTCGCACCGGATCGGCGTGGAGCTGGCGGGAATCGAACCCGCGTCCTCGAGCGTCGAACCAGGTCTTCTCCGGGTGCAGTCAGTGTTGTCGCTTTTCTCGG
This is a stretch of genomic DNA from Nocardioides sp. InS609-2. It encodes these proteins:
- a CDS encoding TIGR03086 family metal-binding protein; protein product: MIDLTPTTDRTRAVAAAVTDEQLGAPTPTGSTVAALLQHLMGLSVAFRDAAAKIDGPTTSTPPGPVTDPLPDDWRAQVEQLLGELSTAWQDAGAWEGMTKAGGVDLPGEIGGLVALDEVLLHGWDIAVATGQSYEPSDSECEAVLPIVTPEDADGAGRDGLFGRVVDVPDDAPAFDRVLGLAGRDPGWTP
- a CDS encoding TraR/DksA C4-type zinc finger protein; the encoded protein is MVPDPRRTLESLRSEALQRLATLTEQYDEVVASSRDTNADDEHDPEGATIAFERSQVGALARQAGERVAEIDAALARVVDGSYGICEVCGLPIEPERLEARPTARTHVAHAPA